In one Ferroacidibacillus organovorans genomic region, the following are encoded:
- a CDS encoding SGNH/GDSL hydrolase family protein produces the protein MRILRNNNPRRRLTHAVRLGGFLLGAWFALIPAVASHTVHATVHKRDSSEPAMRVMIVGSSVADGWKDSGGGYLWRTFDRLHHTFALPIDWINRAVPGAPATSLQPQYTGWLDSAHPQIVVLAWGGLDDAHAGTPVPLFASLIRQQIADALRHGSAVFMVTTPISRASYTQYPVLQQAYMTAEVNVARSFISPRVFVFNVFDQMKRYLALHHLTYVPFMADGWHPNTAGHKLAASILLRDIFHNHRLRALFSQWDGSLAPLDTNVSQGNPSAPPTNPVGS, from the coding sequence ATGCGGATTCTACGCAACAATAACCCCCGTCGCAGGCTCACACACGCTGTACGCCTAGGTGGATTTCTCCTTGGCGCATGGTTCGCGCTCATCCCAGCGGTAGCGAGTCATACCGTTCACGCCACGGTGCACAAGCGCGATTCGAGTGAACCTGCGATGCGCGTGATGATCGTCGGCTCTTCCGTTGCGGATGGATGGAAAGACAGCGGTGGGGGGTATTTATGGCGGACCTTCGATCGCTTGCATCACACCTTCGCCTTGCCCATTGACTGGATCAATCGCGCAGTGCCGGGTGCACCTGCGACAAGCCTTCAACCGCAATATACAGGCTGGCTTGACAGTGCGCACCCACAGATCGTCGTGTTGGCCTGGGGAGGACTTGACGATGCGCATGCCGGAACCCCGGTTCCGCTTTTTGCGTCGCTGATCCGTCAACAAATTGCCGACGCGCTGCGCCACGGTTCGGCGGTATTCATGGTGACGACGCCCATTTCACGCGCGTCATATACGCAGTATCCCGTTCTCCAGCAGGCGTATATGACCGCTGAAGTAAATGTCGCAAGATCGTTTATCAGTCCGCGCGTTTTTGTCTTTAACGTTTTTGATCAAATGAAACGTTACCTGGCGCTCCACCACCTGACGTACGTGCCGTTCATGGCAGACGGATGGCACCCAAACACGGCAGGCCATAAACTTGCCGCATCGATTCTGTTGCGCGATATTTTTCACAATCACCGTTTGCGTGCGCTTTTTTCCCAGTGGGATGGCTCCCTTGCACCACTTGACACCAATGTTTCTCAGGGGAATCCGTCCGCGCCGCCTACGAATCCTGTGGGGTCATAA
- a CDS encoding xanthine dehydrogenase family protein molybdopterin-binding subunit: MLSHIPANALKPHYTGARVTRKEDARLMTGTSRYLDDIDLPGMYEIAFVRSQRSSARIRAIHLDEAKAAPGVKRILTASECPCYFGSEEDVANGVEQPALAREVVRYVGEPIVAIIAESRYAAEDAAERVIIDYEPLQPVLAMRESLLDQPRRVHEKTTNRMFHSEYETAGFEEAFQTAPYHLVEVFQTHRQTGVPLETRGLAAALDPGSGRLTLYATHQSPHGFRSDMAVALGIEENELRVIVPEVGGAFGIKAHAYPEYLVVAYTALTYKLPVKWISDRTECLLTDVHARDDIHEVEVAFAEDGRILALRDHLRADAGAYSAFPFCGAIGETVLAARVLTGPYTIPHLATTIDCTYSNKTPLGAYRGVWGPIASFVQEGIIDRVARARNLDPAEVRRVNLISDEHFPYTNAAGQVYDRGSYRASLEKALEMLDYENLRAQQRELRAQGKYIGIGISAFVEPTAMAQSEAGSVPYESATLRIEPNGSVTAAFGLGPSGQGHETTMAQLIADELGVDFKDIVVLHGDTDSAPFGGGTGGSRSGPIGGGAALKAGRAMREKLQTLASHLLEAAKDDIQLEGGKAFVAGVPSRNYSIRELAQVAYTDVGRLPEDFPVGLEVIARYQPKRSVTFSNGTHIAVVEVDIETGIVKVLDYVVVNDCGRLINPLIVEGQIQGGVAQGLGSAYLEELRYDDQGQVTTTTLADYLLPVSTEVPRMRIAHIETLSSGEGGIKGMGEGSLIASPAAFANAVSDALEPFGFMVSSLPVTPDQILAAIDHAMDATGLSSRQGE, translated from the coding sequence ATGCTCAGTCACATTCCCGCAAACGCACTGAAGCCACACTACACAGGAGCGCGCGTCACGCGCAAAGAAGACGCACGCCTGATGACTGGCACCAGTCGCTATCTCGATGATATTGACCTTCCAGGAATGTATGAAATCGCCTTTGTTCGCTCCCAGCGAAGCTCCGCGCGCATTCGCGCCATTCACCTTGACGAGGCAAAAGCAGCCCCTGGCGTAAAACGGATTCTGACGGCAAGCGAATGTCCCTGCTATTTTGGCAGTGAAGAGGATGTGGCCAATGGAGTTGAGCAACCGGCACTCGCACGCGAAGTGGTACGCTATGTCGGCGAACCGATCGTCGCAATCATTGCAGAGAGCCGCTACGCGGCAGAAGACGCGGCAGAGCGCGTGATAATCGATTATGAACCACTGCAACCTGTTCTTGCGATGCGCGAGTCTCTGCTCGATCAGCCGCGCCGTGTGCACGAGAAAACAACAAACCGCATGTTTCACAGCGAATACGAGACCGCTGGTTTTGAAGAGGCCTTTCAAACAGCGCCTTATCATCTTGTCGAAGTGTTTCAAACACACCGCCAGACAGGGGTTCCGCTTGAAACGCGTGGGCTTGCCGCAGCACTTGACCCAGGGTCAGGCAGACTGACCCTCTATGCGACCCACCAGTCCCCGCACGGATTTCGCAGCGACATGGCGGTTGCGCTTGGCATTGAAGAAAATGAGCTGCGCGTCATCGTACCTGAGGTAGGGGGGGCGTTTGGCATTAAAGCGCATGCGTACCCTGAGTATTTGGTCGTCGCGTATACCGCCTTAACCTATAAACTTCCTGTCAAATGGATCAGTGATCGCACCGAGTGTCTCCTGACAGATGTCCACGCGCGCGATGACATCCACGAGGTCGAGGTCGCCTTTGCAGAAGACGGACGCATCCTTGCACTTCGCGACCATCTGCGCGCAGACGCCGGTGCGTATTCCGCGTTTCCGTTTTGCGGCGCCATCGGGGAAACCGTGCTCGCGGCGCGCGTCTTGACAGGCCCTTATACAATCCCACATCTGGCGACGACCATCGACTGCACCTACTCAAACAAGACGCCCCTTGGCGCCTATCGCGGGGTGTGGGGACCCATTGCCTCTTTCGTTCAGGAGGGCATCATCGATCGCGTGGCGCGTGCGCGAAACCTAGATCCAGCAGAAGTGCGCCGCGTCAATCTGATTTCTGATGAACATTTTCCATACACCAACGCTGCCGGACAGGTGTATGATCGAGGATCGTATCGCGCATCCCTTGAGAAGGCGCTGGAGATGCTTGACTACGAAAACCTGCGCGCGCAGCAGCGTGAACTGCGGGCGCAGGGCAAATACATCGGCATCGGCATCTCCGCATTTGTCGAGCCGACCGCGATGGCGCAGTCGGAGGCAGGGTCTGTTCCATATGAGTCCGCGACCCTTCGCATTGAGCCGAATGGCTCCGTTACGGCGGCGTTTGGGCTTGGTCCTTCGGGGCAGGGGCATGAAACCACCATGGCGCAACTGATTGCCGATGAGCTTGGCGTGGATTTTAAAGATATTGTCGTTTTGCACGGAGACACAGACAGCGCGCCTTTTGGCGGAGGGACAGGCGGCAGCCGGTCGGGGCCGATTGGAGGCGGAGCGGCGCTCAAAGCCGGGCGGGCGATGAGAGAGAAGTTGCAGACGCTCGCATCCCACTTGCTTGAGGCGGCGAAAGACGACATTCAGTTAGAAGGTGGAAAAGCATTCGTGGCCGGGGTTCCGTCGCGCAATTATTCGATTCGCGAACTCGCCCAGGTGGCGTACACGGATGTCGGACGACTGCCTGAGGATTTCCCGGTCGGACTTGAGGTGATTGCGCGCTATCAGCCGAAGCGTTCTGTCACATTTTCAAACGGAACCCATATCGCCGTCGTTGAAGTGGATATTGAGACGGGCATCGTCAAGGTTCTCGATTATGTCGTTGTCAATGATTGCGGGCGGCTGATCAATCCGCTGATCGTGGAAGGACAGATTCAAGGTGGCGTCGCACAGGGGCTTGGAAGCGCGTATCTAGAAGAACTGCGCTATGATGACCAAGGGCAGGTCACAACGACGACGCTCGCCGACTATCTTCTCCCTGTCTCGACGGAAGTGCCGCGCATGCGCATCGCTCATATCGAAACACTGTCCAGCGGCGAAGGCGGAATAAAAGGCATGGGGGAAGGTTCCCTTATCGCGTCACCTGCCGCGTTTGCAAACGCAGTGAGCGATGCGCTCGAGCCGTTTGGGTTTATGGTTTCTTCGCTGCCTGTCACCCCAGATCAGATTTTGGCGGCCATCGACCATGCAATGGACGCAACAGGGCTTTCATCGCGCCAAGGGGAGTGA
- a CDS encoding (2Fe-2S)-binding protein — MLVDGRPERSCLIFAVSAEGSSIETIEGLSANGMTRLQRAFQEHHALQCGFCTPAFLLTATAFLKTSKNPTEQEIREAISGNICRCTGYQFIVDAILDAAKEGDA, encoded by the coding sequence GTGCTTGTCGACGGCAGGCCAGAGCGCAGTTGTCTCATCTTTGCCGTTTCGGCAGAAGGGTCTTCAATTGAAACGATCGAGGGATTGTCTGCAAACGGAATGACCCGATTGCAGCGCGCTTTTCAAGAACATCACGCACTTCAATGCGGTTTTTGCACACCCGCATTTCTGCTCACAGCGACCGCTTTTTTAAAAACATCAAAAAACCCGACTGAACAAGAGATCCGCGAAGCGATTTCAGGCAATATCTGCCGCTGCACAGGCTATCAGTTTATCGTAGACGCGATCCTTGATGCTGCAAAGGAGGGAGACGCGTGA
- a CDS encoding FAD binding domain-containing protein: MKPAPFTYVRATTVEEAANALSEHKDAKVLAGGQSLIPLMNYRLSKPSVLIDLRQIQAFSSVSLSGDILTIGAGITHQNLHDHPLVRAHVPVLAACAGEVGHWAIRNRGTLGGSLAHADPAAELPAAMVAFDAYFDVTSVRGERTIAARDFYLGLFTTDLAEDEILTRVHFSVSTASRIQFAEITRRPGDFALAGAFVRAEDERAEITWFGVADMPYHLSLAALPVENQARQALFSTLANELEPLDQPEYRRKLAAVVAERAYLKGREAQA; the protein is encoded by the coding sequence GTGAAACCAGCACCGTTTACATACGTTCGCGCCACAACGGTTGAAGAAGCTGCGAACGCTCTGTCTGAGCACAAGGACGCAAAGGTATTGGCGGGTGGGCAGAGTTTAATTCCACTCATGAACTACCGTCTCAGTAAACCTTCCGTCTTAATTGACCTTCGTCAAATTCAGGCGTTTTCATCAGTCTCTTTAAGCGGCGACATCCTCACCATTGGAGCCGGAATCACGCACCAAAACCTCCACGATCACCCCCTTGTGAGGGCGCATGTGCCAGTCCTTGCCGCGTGCGCCGGAGAAGTCGGGCATTGGGCCATCCGCAATCGCGGGACGCTTGGCGGTTCACTCGCGCACGCCGACCCGGCAGCCGAACTGCCAGCCGCCATGGTGGCCTTTGACGCGTACTTTGATGTGACGAGCGTACGAGGCGAACGCACCATCGCCGCACGCGACTTTTATCTCGGGCTTTTTACGACGGATCTTGCAGAGGATGAGATTCTGACGCGCGTTCATTTTTCAGTCAGCACAGCGAGTCGCATCCAATTTGCCGAAATCACCCGCCGTCCCGGTGATTTTGCGCTTGCAGGCGCATTTGTCCGCGCTGAAGATGAACGTGCAGAAATCACTTGGTTTGGCGTTGCCGATATGCCTTACCACTTGTCACTTGCGGCACTGCCTGTCGAGAATCAAGCGCGGCAGGCGCTTTTTTCAACACTCGCAAACGAACTAGAACCGCTTGATCAACCAGAGTACCGCAGAAAGTTGGCAGCCGTTGTCGCCGAGCGCGCGTATTTGAAGGGAAGGGAGGCACAAGCGTGA
- a CDS encoding VWA domain-containing protein produces the protein MESSDRPADLKDANPFLPLLSFRLGTRADSRGMHLGIPRLDLEKMARHVAKRGRYTMPFQRNRQRRSPTKMVILWDVSGSMMDDADRYLSWIASLVAARRHVGVFLFSTRLVDATREFKLPYAKMRERLVQLTALWSGGTLLGAAFEAWLLQHATSWLRADTTVFILSDGWDVGPPEQVESSLRTMFAVSRRIYWLHPYLNTEGFSPETRSLKKALPFLRRLLPCDSQEALIHLAREIVT, from the coding sequence ATGGAGTCATCCGATCGTCCAGCAGATCTGAAAGATGCCAATCCGTTTCTTCCGCTTCTTTCCTTTCGTCTCGGCACACGCGCTGATTCACGCGGGATGCACCTTGGAATTCCACGTCTTGACCTAGAAAAAATGGCCAGGCATGTCGCAAAACGCGGACGATACACCATGCCATTTCAGCGCAATCGCCAGAGGCGTTCGCCGACAAAGATGGTCATCTTGTGGGATGTTTCAGGCTCCATGATGGACGATGCGGATCGTTATCTCTCGTGGATTGCCTCACTCGTCGCCGCTCGTCGCCACGTGGGTGTCTTTCTCTTTTCCACGCGCCTCGTCGATGCAACACGAGAATTCAAGCTTCCCTACGCAAAAATGCGCGAGCGATTGGTGCAACTCACAGCGCTTTGGTCTGGAGGAACCCTGCTTGGCGCAGCGTTTGAAGCTTGGCTTTTACAGCACGCCACATCGTGGCTTCGCGCTGACACCACCGTGTTCATTCTGAGTGACGGCTGGGATGTCGGACCGCCCGAACAGGTGGAAAGCTCGCTTCGCACCATGTTTGCCGTCAGCCGACGCATCTACTGGCTGCACCCTTACCTGAACACAGAAGGTTTTTCCCCCGAGACGAGATCCCTAAAAAAGGCGCTGCCATTTTTACGCCGACTGCTTCCTTGCGACTCGCAAGAAGCGCTCATCCATCTGGCGCGCGAGATTGTCACCTAA
- a CDS encoding AAA family ATPase: MKDSLASFGYLASDSLARAVELSLALSRPLLLEGPAGVGKTALAGAIASALGRDLIRLQCYEGIDAHQALYDWNYHLQWVDLTKGESENVFSSRYLIERPLLKALTAERGAVLLLDEIDRADESFEAMLLEYLGEGQITIPEYKTVQPIVSPVILLTSNRTRPLSDALRRRIFYHHMDYPTREDEARIVRTHVPGAEDERVDFVVTRLRVFRNYPLIKLPGTAEAIDWTRALTELHAKKPWDESQIISSLGCVLKDEYDWNYVLARMPEWLCDL, translated from the coding sequence ATGAAAGATTCACTTGCTTCCTTTGGCTATCTCGCGAGCGACTCCCTCGCACGGGCCGTAGAACTCTCACTCGCACTAAGTCGTCCACTCCTGCTTGAAGGCCCGGCCGGAGTCGGAAAAACCGCGCTCGCAGGCGCTATTGCATCAGCCCTCGGACGCGATCTCATCCGCCTTCAATGTTATGAAGGGATCGACGCACACCAAGCACTCTATGATTGGAATTATCATCTGCAGTGGGTTGATTTAACAAAAGGTGAAAGTGAGAATGTCTTTTCATCGCGTTATTTAATCGAGCGACCTTTGCTAAAGGCGCTCACGGCAGAGCGCGGCGCTGTTTTATTGCTCGATGAAATTGACCGCGCAGACGAGTCCTTTGAGGCGATGCTACTTGAGTATCTGGGCGAAGGGCAGATTACAATTCCTGAGTATAAAACCGTCCAGCCCATTGTCTCGCCCGTCATTCTTCTCACATCAAACCGCACGCGCCCACTATCAGACGCACTGCGCAGACGCATTTTTTATCATCACATGGATTACCCGACACGTGAAGACGAGGCGCGCATCGTGCGCACACATGTCCCTGGCGCAGAAGATGAACGGGTTGATTTTGTCGTGACGCGACTGCGCGTATTTCGAAACTATCCACTCATCAAGCTGCCGGGCACGGCGGAAGCGATCGATTGGACAAGAGCGCTCACAGAGCTTCACGCAAAAAAACCGTGGGACGAGTCACAGATTATCAGCTCACTTGGTTGTGTGTTAAAAGACGAATACGACTGGAATTATGTTCTTGCCCGCATGCCTGAGTGGCTTTGCGATTTGTGA
- a CDS encoding CoxG family protein, translating to MQLEGTKEFPTNPQDTYSLMTDPDVLVTAMPGLKSLKKTSDYHYEAQIEVGVAGIKGQYQGVLEMRDVQPGSCYTLVINGQGPTGFMEASVHVRFEENTGEKPGCTMHYSGNAHVGGTVAGVGQRMLSGVAKLLINQFFKSLVTQATAIAAQ from the coding sequence ATGCAGTTAGAAGGCACAAAGGAATTTCCGACCAATCCTCAAGATACGTATTCTCTCATGACTGATCCAGACGTGCTGGTGACCGCAATGCCTGGCCTTAAATCGCTGAAAAAAACGTCAGACTACCACTATGAAGCGCAAATCGAAGTTGGTGTTGCGGGTATCAAAGGTCAATATCAGGGCGTACTTGAGATGAGAGATGTACAGCCTGGTTCGTGCTACACACTTGTCATCAATGGGCAAGGGCCAACCGGATTTATGGAAGCGAGCGTCCACGTTCGTTTCGAAGAAAACACTGGAGAAAAGCCTGGCTGCACCATGCATTATAGTGGAAATGCGCACGTGGGCGGAACGGTTGCGGGTGTAGGGCAAAGGATGCTCTCAGGCGTCGCCAAGCTGTTGATCAACCAATTCTTCAAATCACTTGTGACACAAGCGACGGCCATCGCTGCACAGTGA
- a CDS encoding GtrA family protein, producing MLQTVRNFLMYTAVGFVNTGVSLLLYFLLIALHATPTIALALSYCAGMGTSYFLNARFTFNQDARGAAQVLRFLTVNVVLLLMSEWSLHEILRVLTRSAYLAQIVNVIPMTLIGYLANRQFVFTARYDDHENRIYAGFFGGAVGIAIIQRIWVTLGGYFFSVIHHVKTLKWLLIQGLIHWDAGWFLAIARHGYVHFTQLAFFPFYPVIIRFFHDATTLPDTVSGVIVSSISFVVAMYYLGRIANRLFSTRVAILSMLFFAFFPTAYYFDAPYSEALFMALSLAAVENAYRRNFFLASFLTALATLTRNTGALLLLLVFWQYLTWRGMDLRFYTRAWWKKLDYRVISLTLPILFLGAYAFWLHKHYGHYLAFLTAEKHWHRQYMPLWDTYANTLRQYITGLHPILASYYLLFELLSALLSIVFIALSIWSYRTHRAQGDWILYLFILTWIASTEPSINIPDYLVSLPRYLLMLFPGFILLAERFPRFVVAIPLLLVFAITLLRLSGLYYSGSWIA from the coding sequence GTGTTACAAACCGTTCGGAACTTTCTTATGTACACTGCGGTCGGATTCGTGAACACAGGGGTATCACTGCTTCTTTATTTCTTGTTGATCGCGCTTCACGCCACGCCGACGATCGCACTTGCCCTCAGTTACTGCGCTGGGATGGGGACAAGCTATTTTCTCAACGCTCGCTTTACATTCAACCAGGATGCGCGCGGCGCGGCGCAGGTTCTTCGATTTCTCACGGTGAACGTTGTCCTGCTTCTCATGAGTGAATGGTCGCTGCATGAGATTTTGCGTGTTCTGACTCGTTCGGCCTATCTCGCGCAAATTGTAAACGTGATCCCGATGACACTGATTGGCTATTTGGCCAATCGCCAGTTTGTGTTTACTGCGCGGTATGATGACCACGAGAATCGCATCTATGCAGGTTTTTTTGGTGGCGCCGTCGGAATCGCGATCATTCAGCGCATTTGGGTGACACTTGGCGGATACTTTTTTTCAGTGATCCATCATGTCAAGACGTTAAAGTGGCTACTCATTCAAGGTCTTATCCACTGGGACGCCGGTTGGTTTCTCGCCATTGCGCGTCACGGCTATGTCCATTTTACACAGCTTGCCTTCTTCCCGTTTTATCCTGTGATCATTCGCTTTTTTCACGATGCCACGACACTCCCTGACACGGTGAGTGGGGTGATCGTTTCGAGCATTTCGTTTGTTGTCGCAATGTATTACCTTGGCAGAATCGCGAATCGCCTCTTTTCGACGCGGGTGGCTATTCTTTCCATGTTATTTTTTGCATTCTTTCCGACGGCTTACTATTTTGACGCTCCCTACAGCGAAGCACTGTTCATGGCGCTCAGTCTCGCGGCGGTTGAAAATGCGTATCGACGCAACTTTTTTCTCGCGAGTTTCTTAACAGCGCTTGCAACGCTCACGCGAAATACAGGTGCGTTACTGCTGCTTTTGGTGTTTTGGCAGTATCTGACTTGGCGTGGAATGGATCTGAGGTTTTATACGCGCGCGTGGTGGAAGAAGCTCGACTATAGAGTCATATCTCTGACGCTTCCCATTCTTTTTTTGGGGGCGTATGCGTTTTGGCTCCATAAACACTACGGACACTATCTCGCATTTTTAACGGCAGAAAAACACTGGCACCGACAATATATGCCCCTTTGGGACACCTACGCGAATACTTTGCGACAATACATTACCGGATTGCACCCCATCCTTGCGTCCTATTATCTATTGTTCGAGTTGCTTTCAGCGCTGTTGTCCATCGTTTTTATCGCGCTGTCAATCTGGTCTTACCGTACCCATCGCGCGCAGGGAGATTGGATTTTATATCTATTCATTCTGACTTGGATCGCAAGTACAGAACCATCAATAAACATCCCTGACTATCTCGTCAGCCTCCCTCGCTATTTATTGATGCTCTTTCCTGGATTCATCCTTCTCGCGGAGCGATTTCCGCGGTTTGTAGTGGCCATTCCGCTTCTTTTGGTCTTTGCCATCACTTTGTTGCGGTTAAGTGGTCTCTACTACTCTGGATCATGGATTGCCTGA
- a CDS encoding glycosyltransferase family 2 protein, with the protein MPYVSVVIPAYNEELVIEETCSRLIRVMDQLHFPYELLFVNDGSRDNTYRILERLAGEIPNVKVLDFSRNFGHQIAVTAGIDHAVGDVVILIDADLQDPPELIADFLEKWREGYDVVYAVRMRREGETWFKRLTAKLFYRMLRKMTEIEIPVDTGDFRLMDRSVVESLRTIKEKHRFIRGLVSWVGFRQIGVPYERAERFAGESKYPLRKMLKFSLDGITSFSFRPLQWASKLGMASSGIGFLFILVLLYLKIFTTLTIQGWTSLMVVVLFLGGIQLFMLGVLGEYIGRIYDEVRDRPLYLIRERKNF; encoded by the coding sequence ATACCCTATGTTTCTGTGGTCATCCCCGCTTATAATGAAGAGTTGGTTATTGAAGAGACTTGTTCCAGACTGATCCGTGTCATGGACCAACTTCATTTTCCCTACGAGCTGCTCTTTGTCAACGACGGATCGCGCGATAATACCTATCGCATCCTTGAGCGTCTTGCTGGGGAGATTCCAAACGTCAAGGTGCTCGATTTTTCTCGGAATTTTGGCCATCAGATCGCAGTAACTGCGGGAATTGATCACGCTGTCGGCGATGTGGTTATCCTGATCGACGCGGACCTTCAAGATCCCCCGGAATTGATCGCGGATTTTCTCGAGAAGTGGAGAGAAGGATATGACGTCGTTTATGCTGTTCGCATGCGTCGCGAAGGAGAAACATGGTTCAAGCGTTTGACAGCAAAGCTCTTTTATCGAATGCTGCGAAAAATGACAGAGATTGAAATACCGGTTGACACCGGGGACTTTCGCTTGATGGATCGGTCTGTAGTCGAGAGCCTGCGCACGATTAAAGAGAAGCATCGGTTCATTCGCGGTCTGGTTTCGTGGGTCGGGTTTCGCCAAATTGGAGTGCCCTATGAACGTGCTGAGCGGTTTGCTGGAGAGTCGAAATATCCTCTGCGAAAGATGCTGAAATTCTCTTTGGACGGAATCACATCGTTTTCTTTTCGTCCACTACAATGGGCGAGCAAATTGGGAATGGCCTCTTCCGGGATCGGCTTTTTGTTTATTCTGGTGTTACTCTATTTAAAAATTTTCACGACACTCACGATCCAGGGATGGACGTCGCTGATGGTCGTCGTTCTCTTTTTGGGAGGTATCCAACTCTTCATGCTTGGTGTGCTTGGAGAATACATCGGTCGCATTTATGACGAAGTGCGCGATCGCCCACTCTATTTGATTCGAGAGAGAAAAAATTTCTAA